From Gossypium raimondii isolate GPD5lz chromosome 11, ASM2569854v1, whole genome shotgun sequence:
ATCTCCAACACTTGTCTTTAGCTATTTCGTGACACTTAGCTTCCAACATTAACGTGGCAATCGCATAAACACTTGGTGGCATGGCGACTTGCTACTACACTTTATATTTTCTCTCCTATAAAACCCTACTTCACCCATATCACCTTTCCACCGAgagctcttttctttttcaagcaGTTGTCATTGTTCTTGTCTTAGGTTTTATAAtcaaacttgaaaagaaaaaattatggCACACTTTCAGAATCAATATTCTGCTCCCGAAGTTACGCAAACTGACGCATATGGCAACCCAACTCGCCGGACAGACGAGTACGGCAACCCAATCCCGACTCAGGAGACTGGCCGTGGAATTCTAGGGATCGGTGGACATCATCACGGAGGCCATCATGGACTCCATCGTACTGGAAGTTCCTCTAGCTCGAGCTCAGTAAGTCAAATAAATCGATGATATCATGTGTAgcaacttttaataaataacgaaataaaagattataatGCATTGCATGCACCATGCAGTCTTCGGAAGACGAAGGAAcggggaagaagaagaagggacTGAAACAGAGGCTAAAGGAGAAGATACCAGGTAACAAAGAGCATCA
This genomic window contains:
- the LOC105803771 gene encoding late embryogenesis abundant protein D-11-like, producing MAHFQNQYSAPEVTQTDAYGNPTRRTDEYGNPIPTQETGRGILGIGGHHHGGHHGLHRTGSSSSSSSSSEDEGTGKKKKGLKQRLKEKIPGNKEHQSQATSTTTPGQGPTYHQQHHEKKGVMDKIKEKLPGHHNP